A region from the Geobacillus vulcani PSS1 genome encodes:
- the glnA gene encoding type I glutamate--ammonia ligase has product MAKYTRDDILHIVKEENVKYIRLQFTDILGTIKNVEIPISQLEKALNNKIMFDGSSIEGFVRIEESDMYLYPDLDTFVIFPWTAEKGKVARFICDIYNPDGTPFEGCPRYNLKRMLKEMESLGFNAFNLGAEPEFFLFKLDEKGHPTMELNDRGGYFDLAPTDLGENCRRDIVLELEEMGFEIEASHHEVAPGQHEIDFKYAHAIKACDDIQTFKLVVKTIARKHGLHATFMPKPIFGINGSGMHCNLSLFRNGENAFFDPNGDLQLSDTARQFIAGVLKHAPNFTAVTNPTVNSYKRLVPGYEAPCYVAWSARNRSPLIRIPASRGMSTRIEVRSVDPSANPYLAMAVLLAAGLDGIRNKLTPPAPVDRNIYVMTKEERLEEGIVDLPATLHEALENLKSDEVMIHALGKHLFEHFIEAKEIEWDMYRTTVHQWELDQYLELY; this is encoded by the coding sequence ATGGCAAAATATACGCGTGACGACATTCTACACATCGTCAAAGAGGAAAATGTCAAGTACATCCGCCTGCAATTCACCGATATTTTGGGCACGATCAAAAACGTCGAAATTCCCATCAGTCAGTTGGAGAAAGCGCTTAACAACAAAATTATGTTTGACGGATCGTCGATCGAAGGATTTGTCCGCATTGAAGAGTCGGATATGTATTTGTATCCGGACTTGGATACGTTCGTCATTTTCCCGTGGACCGCAGAAAAAGGAAAAGTCGCCCGCTTTATCTGCGACATTTACAACCCGGATGGCACGCCGTTTGAAGGCTGTCCGCGCTATAACTTGAAGCGGATGCTAAAAGAGATGGAGTCGCTCGGCTTCAACGCCTTTAACTTAGGGGCTGAGCCAGAATTCTTCCTCTTTAAGCTGGACGAAAAAGGACACCCGACGATGGAGCTGAACGATCGCGGCGGCTATTTCGATTTGGCGCCGACGGATCTTGGGGAAAATTGCCGACGCGACATTGTGCTTGAGCTTGAGGAAATGGGGTTTGAAATCGAAGCGTCCCATCATGAAGTCGCCCCGGGCCAGCATGAGATTGATTTTAAATACGCCCATGCCATTAAAGCGTGCGACGACATTCAAACGTTTAAGCTCGTCGTCAAAACGATCGCCCGCAAACACGGATTGCATGCGACCTTTATGCCGAAGCCGATTTTTGGGATTAACGGTTCAGGGATGCACTGCAACTTGTCGCTGTTCCGCAACGGTGAAAACGCCTTTTTCGACCCGAACGGCGATTTGCAGTTGAGCGATACGGCGCGTCAGTTTATCGCTGGTGTGCTGAAGCATGCGCCGAACTTTACGGCGGTGACGAACCCGACCGTCAACTCGTACAAGCGGCTTGTTCCAGGCTATGAAGCGCCGTGCTACGTCGCTTGGTCGGCGCGCAACCGCAGCCCGCTCATCCGCATTCCCGCTTCGCGCGGCATGAGCACGCGCATCGAGGTGCGCAGTGTCGACCCGTCGGCCAACCCATACTTGGCTATGGCGGTGCTTTTAGCCGCTGGGCTTGACGGCATTCGCAACAAACTCACTCCTCCGGCGCCAGTGGATCGAAACATTTACGTCATGACGAAAGAAGAACGGCTCGAAGAAGGCATCGTCGATTTGCCGGCAACGCTGCATGAAGCGCTGGAAAACTTGAAGTCCGATGAAGTGATGATTCACGCGCTCGGCAAACATTTATTCGAGCATTTCATCGAAGCGAAGGAAATCGAGTGGGATATGTACCGGACAACGGTCCATCAATGGGAATTGGATCAATATTTGGAGCTTTACTGA
- a CDS encoding MerR family transcriptional regulator, with protein MSSQIRRSMPLFPIGIVMQLTDLSARQIRYYEEHGLVSPARTEGNRRLFSLNDIDRLLEIKDLIDQGVNLAGVKQIFAAREEGRHGQAEKVEKAGKPKLSDEELREILRNELLQAGRFQRASLRQGDLARFFH; from the coding sequence ATGAGCAGCCAAATTCGTCGTTCCATGCCATTGTTTCCAATTGGGATTGTGATGCAGCTGACCGACTTGTCGGCTCGGCAAATCCGCTATTATGAAGAGCACGGCCTTGTTTCGCCAGCGCGCACCGAAGGCAACCGGCGGCTGTTTTCGCTCAATGATATTGACCGCTTGCTGGAAATTAAAGATTTGATCGACCAAGGCGTCAACTTGGCAGGCGTTAAGCAAATTTTTGCCGCACGGGAGGAAGGGCGCCACGGGCAAGCGGAGAAAGTCGAAAAAGCAGGAAAACCGAAGCTGTCGGATGAAGAACTGCGCGAAATTTTGCGGAATGAATTGTTGCAGGCCGGGCGGTTTCAGCGCGCATCGCTTCGCCAAGGAGATCTCGCTCGCTTCTTTCATTAA
- a CDS encoding methionine gamma-lyase family protein, which produces MFWTQWRHGETIALLIEEIEAQIAPIHRRIDELIEANQYRVLESFRRHQVSDGHFIPTTGYGYGDTGRDTLDRIYADVFGAEAGLVRPQITSGTHAIAIALFGILRPGDELLYITGAPYDTLEEIVGVRGRGVGSLKEFGIRYRSVPLTADGMVDWPAVREAIHERTKMIGIQRSRGYADRPSFTVEEIGRMIAFVKSIKPDVVVFVDNCYGEFVEEKEPCHVGADLMAGSLIKNPGGGLAKTGGYIVGKREYVEACAYRMTSPGIGAEVGPSLYSLLEMYQGFFLAPHVVGQALKGAVFTAAMLERIGLKTSPSWKAKRTDLVQSVRFDDPEQMVAFCQAIQASSPVNAHFTPYPSEMPGYEDKVIMAAGTFVQGASIELTADGPLRPPYVAYVQGGLTYSHVKIAVCSAIQRLLEQQLICL; this is translated from the coding sequence ATGTTTTGGACACAGTGGAGACACGGAGAAACCATCGCTCTTCTCATCGAGGAAATTGAAGCACAAATCGCGCCGATTCACCGCCGCATCGACGAATTGATTGAAGCAAACCAATACCGGGTGCTTGAAAGCTTCCGTCGTCATCAAGTGAGCGACGGCCATTTCATTCCGACGACCGGTTATGGGTATGGCGATACGGGCCGCGATACACTCGACCGCATTTACGCTGATGTCTTTGGAGCGGAAGCCGGTCTTGTGCGGCCGCAAATCACTTCCGGCACGCACGCGATTGCCATCGCCTTGTTCGGCATTTTGCGCCCGGGTGATGAATTGCTTTACATCACCGGCGCTCCGTACGATACGCTTGAGGAAATCGTCGGCGTCCGCGGCCGCGGCGTCGGCTCGCTGAAGGAGTTCGGCATTCGTTATCGCAGCGTGCCGCTCACAGCGGATGGAATGGTCGATTGGCCGGCCGTTCGCGAAGCGATCCATGAACGGACGAAAATGATCGGCATTCAACGTTCACGCGGCTATGCGGACCGGCCGTCTTTTACCGTCGAAGAAATCGGCCGCATGATTGCATTCGTCAAGTCGATTAAACCGGATGTTGTCGTGTTTGTCGACAATTGCTACGGGGAGTTTGTGGAAGAAAAAGAGCCGTGTCATGTGGGCGCTGATTTGATGGCTGGATCGCTCATTAAAAACCCCGGCGGGGGGCTGGCGAAAACGGGCGGCTACATTGTCGGCAAGCGGGAATATGTCGAAGCGTGCGCCTATCGGATGACATCACCGGGCATCGGTGCCGAAGTCGGACCGTCGCTGTACAGTTTGCTTGAGATGTACCAAGGGTTTTTCCTTGCCCCGCACGTCGTCGGGCAAGCGCTCAAGGGAGCGGTTTTTACGGCGGCGATGCTCGAGCGGATCGGACTCAAAACCTCGCCATCGTGGAAGGCAAAGCGAACGGATTTGGTTCAGTCCGTCCGTTTTGACGATCCGGAACAAATGGTGGCATTTTGCCAAGCGATTCAGGCTTCCTCCCCGGTCAACGCTCATTTCACCCCGTATCCGAGTGAGATGCCGGGCTATGAAGACAAAGTAATCATGGCCGCCGGCACGTTCGTGCAAGGGGCAAGCATTGAGTTGACGGCCGATGGGCCGTTGCGTCCCCCCTATGTCGCGTATGTGCAAGGCGGATTGACGTATTCGCATGTGAAAATCGCCGTCTGTTCCGCCATTCAGCGTTTGCTTGAACAACAGTTGATTTGTTTGTGA